A window of the Gossypium hirsutum isolate 1008001.06 chromosome A05, Gossypium_hirsutum_v2.1, whole genome shotgun sequence genome harbors these coding sequences:
- the LOC107922824 gene encoding long chain acyl-CoA synthetase 9, chloroplastic, protein MNGYIVGAIVPIVLVLLRNSRRVKKRGVLVDVGGEPGYTIRNIRFPFPLETAWEGVSTLAELFEQSCKQNSNKSLLGTRKLISSEVEVTEDGRSFEKLHYGEYVWLTYAETFAAVCYFASGLVQLGHKKGERVAIFADTREEWFIALQACFTRNVTVVTIYASLGEEALCHSLNETDVTTLICGAKELKKLVNLSGQLDKIKHVICMDDEIPTAASGRWAVTSFADVQRTGYENPVDADLPIAADVAVIMYTSGSTGLPKGVMLTHGNILATVAAVKTIIPGIGSKDVYLAYLPLAHILELAAEHLIVAVGGILGYGSPLTLTDTSSKIKPGTKGDASVLAPTLMAAVPAILDRLRDGIRKKVDAKGGLSKKLFDLAYSRRLSAINGSWFGAWGLEKYLWDLLIFKKVRAILGGRLRFLLSGGAPLSPDTQRFINICFGTPIGQGYGLTETCAGGTFSEVDDTSVGRVGAPLPCSFIKLVDWPEGGYLTSNSPMPRGEILIGGPNVTLGYFKNEEKTKESYRVDERGVRWFCTGDIGQFHSDGCLEIIDRKKDIVKLQHGEYVSLGKVETALSISPYVDNIMLHADPFHSFCVALVVASQQMVEDWASKQGITFTDFADLCEKEETIKEVHSSLAQTAKKSRLEKFEIPAKIKLISSPWTPESGLVTAALKIKREAIRRAFSEDLAKLYAS, encoded by the exons ATGAATGGGTATATTGTTGGTGCGATTGTCCCCATTGTTCTTGTGCTCCTTCGAAATTCAAGGAGGGTGAAGAAGCGAGGAGTGCTGGTTGATGTTGGTGGGGAACCTGGGTACACAATCCGAAACATTCGGTTTCCATTCCCTCTAGAAACAGCATGGGAAGGTGTATCTACACTTGCAGAACTTTTTGAGCAGTCATGTAAGCAGAACAGCAATAAAAGCTTGCTTGGCACTAGGAAACTGATTTCGAGTGAGGTTGAAGTAACTGAAGATGGAAGATCCTTTGAGAAGCTTCATTATGGAGAATATGTATGGTTGACATATGCTGAAACATTTGCAGCTGTGTGCTATTTTGCTTCTGGTTTAGTTCAACTTGGTCATAAAAAGGGAGAACGCGTGGCAATCTTTGCTGATACAAGAGAAGAATGGTTCATTGCATTGCAG GCCTGCTTTACGCGCAATGTCACTGTGGTGACAATATATGCATCTTTGGGGGAGGAGGCTTTATGTCACTCATTAAATGAG ACTGACGTTACAACACTGATTTGCGGGGCCAAAGAATTAAAAAAGCTTGTCAACCTTAGTGGACAACTCGACAAGATAAAACATGTGATCTGTATGGATGATGAGATTCCAACTGCTGCAAGTGGTAGATGGGCAGtcacttcttttgctgatgtcCAGAGAACCGGCTATGAAAACCCTGTTGATGCTGATTTACCTATTGCAGCTGATGTTGCAGTTATAATGTATACTAGTGGAAGTACTGGATTGCCTAAG GGTGTTATGCTGACACATGGCAATATACTAGCTACCGTTGCTGCAGTCAAGACAATTATTCCTGGAATTGGAAGCAAAGATGTCTATCTTGCGTATCTACCCCTTGCTCATATTCTTGAATTAGCGGCTGAG CATTTAATTGTTGCTGTAGGAGGTATCCTAGGATATGGATCCCCTTTGACTCTTACTGATACATCTAGCAAGATAAAACCAGGAACAAAGGGGGATGCCTCCGTGTTAGCTCCAACCCTGATGGCAGCTGTTCCAGCAATTCTTGATCGTCTTCGAGATGGAATACGAAAGAAG GTTGATGCAAAAGGTGGACTATCCAAGAAATTGTTTGACTTGGCGTATTCTCGTAGATTATCTGCAATAAATGGTAGTTGGTTTGGTGCCTGGGGCCTTGAAAAGTATCTGTGGGACTTACTCATCTTTAAGAAGGTCCGAGCAATTCTAGGTGGTCGCCTTCGATTTTTGCTTTCTGGAGGTGCTCCTCTATCACCAGATACTCAGAGATTTATCAACATCTGCTTTGG TACTCCAATTGGCCAAGGGTATGGTCTAACTGAGACTTGTGCTGGTGGCACCTTCTCTGAGGTTGATGATACATCTGTTGGTCGCGTTGGTGCTCCACTTCCTTGCTCCTTTATTAAG TTAGTAGACTGGCCTGAAGGTGGATATTTAACTAGTAATTCACCAATGCCTCGTGGAGAAATACTGATCGGTGGCCCGAATGTGACGCTTGGATACttcaaaaatgaagaaaaaacaaaagaatcatATAGG GTTGATGAGAGAGGAGTTAGGTGGTTCTGTACAGGTGACATAGGACAGTTTCATTCCGATGGTTGCCTTGAGATAATTGACCGTAAAAAAGACATTGTCAAACTTCAGCATGGAGAATATGTCTCTTTAGGAAAG GTTGAGACTGCTCTCAGTATCAGTCCCTATGTCGACAATATTATGTTGCATGCTGATCCATTTCACAGTTTTTGTGTGGCTCTCGTGGTGGCTTCCCAACAAATGGTGGAAGATTGGGCTTCAAAGCAAGGCATTACATTTACTGATTTTGCAGACTTGTGTGAGAAAGAAGAAACTATCAAGGAAGTACATTCCTCTCTTGCTCAG ACAGCCAAGAAGTCACGATTGGAGAAATTTGAGATTCCTGCAAAAATCAAATTGATTTCTAGTCCATGGACTCCAGAATCAGGGCTTGTGACTGCAGCTCTCAAGATCAAGAGAGAGGCCATTAGAAGAGCTTTTTCTGAAGACCTGGCCAAGCTATATGCATCATAG
- the LOC107922894 gene encoding uncharacterized protein: MSFFFTIVLSLKEEFTFASLSFPVQYNPPPLFTMMNGYREDNSCCYFHPKQVVIGVCPLCLNERLLVLASKQGQRSSSSSSTRAGRSRFLQGVSQKKPHIYLPNIFAFGSLLNRPQPHLNHLKPQDFDDHDASTSQEDSFISIKFEENGVGSWEKGKVSKVSLEHCSMSWKASLSNKSVIQHPKPGGKLRWRKRMGHLFQLVRWKRSNKAEGVKVMKKSWITRTLTKKTKE; the protein is encoded by the exons ATGTCCTTTTTTTTTACTATAGTTTTGTCTTTAAAGGAAGAGTTCACATTTGCTTCTCTTTCGTTTCCAGTCCAGTACaaccccccccccctttttaCTATGATGAATGGGTACAGGGAAGACAATTCATGCTGCTATTTCCATCCTAAACAAGTAGTTATTGGGGTTTGCCCTTTGTGCTTAAACGAGAGGCTTCTTGTCTTAGCTTCAAAGCAAGGCCAGCGCTCTTCATCTTCATCCTCTACCAGAGCTGGCCGTAGTAGATTCCTTCAAGGTGTTTCACAAAAGAAACCCCACAtttacctccccaacatctttgCTTTTGGTTCCCTTCTCAATCGTCCTCAACCTCACCTCAACCATTTGAAACCTCAAGATTTCGATGATCATGATGCTTCTACCAGTCAGGAAG ACTCATTTATCTCAATCAAGTTCGAAGAGAATGGGGTTGGTTCATGGGAAAAAGGCAAAGTTTCAAAGGTATCACTTGAGCATTGCAGCATGTCGTGGAAGGCCAGCTTGAGCAATAAGAGTGTGATACAGCATCCCAAACCAGGTGGGAAACTGAGGTGGCGAAAGCGGATGGGTCATTTGTTTCAGCTGGTAAGGTGGAAGAGGTCCAACAAGGCTGAGGGAGTTAAGGTTATGAAGAAGAGCTGGATAACACGGACTCTCACAAAGAAGACTAAAGAATAA
- the LOC107923103 gene encoding photosystem II 22 kDa protein, chloroplastic isoform X2: MAQTMLLMSSHAVSLKRDHPLLHFQAQGLKPKPVSHLFFNPLSNGVHTSSKAFTTLAIFKSKTKAAPKRVEPKSKPKVEDGIFGTSGGIGFTKQNELFVGRVAMLGFAASLLGEAITGKGILAQLNLETGIPIYEAEPLLLFFILFTLLGAIGALGDRGRFVDDPPTGIEGAVIPPGKGIRGALGLKEGGPLFGFTKANELFVGRLAQLGIAFSLIGEIITGKGALAQLNIETGIPISDIEPLVLFNVAFFFFAAINPGTGKFLTDEEEE; the protein is encoded by the exons atGGCTCAAACCATGTTGCTCATGTCTAGCCATGCAGTGAGCTTGAAGAGAGATCACCCTTTACTCCATTTCCAAGCTCAAGGGCTCAAGCCTAAACCTGTCTCTCATCTCTTCTTCAATCCATTGTCTAACGGTGTCCATACTTCATCCAAAGCTTTCACCACTTTAGCTATCTTTAAATCAAAGACCAAAGCAGCTCCCAAGAGG GTTGAGCCAAAGTCAAAGCCAAAGGTTGAAGATGGGATCTTTGGCACCTCTGGAGGGATTGGTTTTACCAAGCAAAATGAGCTCTTTGTGGGACGTGTTGCCATGCTTGGTTTTGCT GCATCATTGCTAGGCGAAGCAATAACAGGGAAAGGAATCCTAGCACAGCTGAATTTGGAGACTGGAATTCCCATTTATGAAGCTGAACcccttcttctcttcttcattcTCTTCACACTCCTTGGAGCCATTGGAGCATTGGGTGACCGAGGTCGCTTTGTCGATGACCCTCCTACCGGGATTGAAGGGGCGGTTATCCCTCCCGGGAAAGGCATTAGGGGAGCATTGGGTCTCAAAGAAGGAG GTCCATTGTTTGGATTCACAAAGGCAAATGAGCTTTTTGTTGGAAGATTGGCTCAGCTGGGGATTGCTTTCTCATTGATAGGAGAAATTATTACAGGGAAAGGAGCTCTAGCACAGTTAAACATTGAGACTGGAATCCCCATTAGCGATATTGAACCTCTTGTGTTGTTCAACGTTGCTTTCTTCTTCTTTGCTGCTATAAACCCTGGGACTG GTAAATTTCTCACCGATGAAGAAGAAGAGTAG
- the LOC107923103 gene encoding photosystem II 22 kDa protein, chloroplastic isoform X1, with translation MAQTMLLMSSHAVSLKRDHPLLHFQAQGLKPKPVSHLFFNPLSNGVHTSSKAFTTLAIFKSKTKAAPKRVEPKSKPKVEDGIFGTSGGIGFTKQNELFVGRVAMLGFAASLLGEAITGKGILAQLNLETGIPIYEAEPLLLFFILFTLLGAIGALGDRGRFVDDPPTGIEGAVIPPGKGIRGALGLKEGGPLFGFTKANELFVGRLAQLGIAFSLIGEIITGKGALAQLNIETGIPISDIEPLVLFNVAFFFFAAINPGTGKFLTDEEEE, from the exons atGGCTCAAACCATGTTGCTCATGTCTAGCCATGCAGTGAGCTTGAAGAGAGATCACCCTTTACTCCATTTCCAAGCTCAAGGGCTCAAGCCTAAACCTGTCTCTCATCTCTTCTTCAATCCATTGTCTAACGGTGTCCATACTTCATCCAAAGCTTTCACCACTTTAGCTATCTTTAAATCAAAGACCAAAGCAGCTCCCAAGAGG GTTGAGCCAAAGTCAAAGCCAAAGGTTGAAGATGGGATCTTTGGCACCTCTGGAGGGATTGGTTTTACCAAGCAAAATGAGCTCTTTGTGGGACGTGTTGCCATGCTTGGTTTTGCT GCATCATTGCTAGGCGAAGCAATAACAGGGAAAGGAATCCTAGCACAGCTGAATTTGGAGACTGGAATTCCCATTTATGAAGCTGAACcccttcttctcttcttcattcTCTTCACACTCCTTGGAGCCATTGGAGCATTGGGTGACCGAGGTCGCTTTGTCGATGACCCTCCTACCGGGATTGAAGGGGCGGTTATCCCTCCCGGGAAAGGCATTAGGGGAGCATTGGGTCTCAAAGAAGGAG GTCCATTGTTTGGATTCACAAAGGCAAATGAGCTTTTTGTTGGAAGATTGGCTCAGCTGGGGATTGCTTTCTCATTGATAGGAGAAATTATTACAGGGAAAGGAGCTCTAGCACAGTTAAACATTGAGACTGGAATCCCCATTAGCGATATTGAACCTCTTGTGTTGTTCAACGTTGCTTTCTTCTTCTTTGCTGCTATAAACCCTGGGACTGGTAAATTTCTCACCGATGAAGAAGAAGAGTAG